The following proteins come from a genomic window of Gottfriedia acidiceleris:
- a CDS encoding DegV family protein, whose amino-acid sequence MNLKIIVDSSSDLPADIVKKYDISVIPLRVYDQLEKEFLDGVNIQSHELMQRMKNGENFTSSLPSYDAIYQTLISCSTDQNCVYLTCSGDLSGTYNFAQLVKLDILENNPNASIHIIDTRSVSLGICVLVLELIEDLNNNESFENLMNQLNHNINKIQHIFTIEDLQYLIRGGRVGKFAGFLGGMLNINPIMEVSEGKFKPLEKVRGRKKALNRMLELIKIRKDELSKNIGVVYGVKDDSTEQFIKQLKDLIGSEQIIENSVGSAVGVHTGPSAIGIFFLAK is encoded by the coding sequence TTGAACCTAAAAATTATTGTAGACAGCTCTTCTGATCTTCCAGCTGATATAGTGAAGAAATACGATATTTCAGTCATTCCATTAAGAGTCTACGATCAATTAGAAAAAGAGTTTCTTGATGGAGTAAATATACAATCACATGAGTTAATGCAAAGAATGAAAAATGGAGAGAACTTTACTTCATCTTTACCTTCTTATGATGCAATTTATCAAACTTTAATATCGTGTAGTACAGATCAAAATTGTGTCTATCTTACTTGTTCTGGTGACTTATCTGGTACGTATAATTTTGCACAATTAGTAAAACTAGATATTTTAGAAAACAATCCAAATGCCTCTATTCATATAATTGATACTAGATCAGTTTCACTTGGAATTTGTGTATTAGTTTTGGAGTTAATAGAAGACTTAAATAATAATGAATCATTTGAGAATCTAATGAATCAATTAAATCACAATATAAATAAGATCCAACATATTTTTACGATAGAAGACCTCCAATATTTAATACGAGGTGGTCGTGTCGGTAAGTTTGCCGGATTTTTAGGTGGCATGCTAAATATAAATCCGATTATGGAAGTAAGCGAAGGAAAATTTAAACCACTTGAAAAAGTACGAGGTCGAAAAAAAGCATTAAATCGAATGCTAGAATTAATTAAGATCCGAAAAGATGAACTTAGTAAAAATATTGGAGTTGTATATGGGGTAAAAGATGATTCCACCGAACAATTTATTAAACAATTAAAGGATCTAATTGGTAGTGAACAGATCATAGAAAACTCAGTTGGTTCAGCAGTCGGCGTTCACACTGGTCCTAGTGCAATAGGAATCTTTTTTCTAGCTAAATAA
- a CDS encoding 3-hydroxyacyl-CoA dehydrogenase: MNIRDSIAIVTGGASGLGAGTVRMIVENGGKAAIFDLNEERAASLISELGEENVCFEKTDVSSEESVKNSISNVLVKYGSFNTVVNCAGIVLAEKVIKRDGIHSLESFQKIINVNLVGTFNVIRLAAEQMINNEPNEFGERGVIINTASVAAFDGQMGQAAYGASKSAVAGMTLPIARDLSRYGIRVMSIAPGIFETPMFDVLPEKARESLGKMVPFPSRLGKPSEYAHLAKSIVENPMLNGEVIRLDGAIRMQPK, from the coding sequence ATGAATATTCGTGATAGTATAGCAATCGTTACAGGTGGAGCATCAGGTCTAGGTGCAGGTACAGTTAGAATGATCGTAGAAAATGGTGGGAAAGCTGCTATTTTCGATTTAAATGAAGAAAGAGCTGCTAGCTTAATTTCTGAATTAGGTGAAGAAAATGTATGTTTTGAAAAAACAGATGTATCTTCAGAAGAGAGCGTAAAAAATTCAATCAGTAATGTTTTAGTTAAATATGGTTCATTTAATACAGTAGTAAACTGTGCAGGAATTGTATTAGCTGAAAAAGTAATTAAAAGAGACGGAATTCATTCATTAGAATCTTTCCAAAAAATCATTAATGTAAACTTAGTTGGTACATTTAACGTTATTCGTTTAGCAGCTGAACAAATGATTAACAATGAACCAAATGAATTTGGTGAAAGAGGTGTTATTATTAACACCGCTTCAGTAGCAGCATTTGATGGCCAAATGGGTCAAGCAGCTTACGGTGCATCAAAAAGTGCAGTAGCTGGAATGACATTACCAATTGCTAGAGATCTATCAAGATACGGGATCAGAGTGATGAGTATTGCTCCTGGAATATTTGAAACACCAATGTTTGATGTATTACCAGAAAAAGCTAGAGAATCATTAGGAAAAATGGTTCCATTCCCATCACGTCTTGGTAAGCCTTCAGAATACGCACACTTAGCGAAAAGCATTGTTGAAAATCCAATGTTAAATGGTGAAGTAATCCGTTTAGACGGTGCAATTCGTATGCAGCCAAAATAA
- a CDS encoding zinc-dependent alcohol dehydrogenase family protein, producing the protein MKAYILRDTKGPESLKLENVEIGTVHPNEVVIKLKAASLNRRDFFITHGMYPGMKLDGILGSDGAGVIEAIGDDVRGFTVGDEVIMNPSLNWGDRDDINSDEFTVLGMPSNGTFAEFIKLPVENVYKKPAYLSWEEAAAIPLAALTAYRALITRGQLQKNDTVLIPGIGSGVALYALQIAVAFGSKVLVTSSSNDKIERAIEIGATAGFNYREKDWYKKLRKEFGFVNLTIDGVGGESFNQLIDLTAQGGRIVSFGATNGPVPQTVLPKLFFKNMDIRGTTMGSPREFEQMLAFFEEHKIKPIIDQSFEFTDVISALKRMGEGNNFGKITVKIS; encoded by the coding sequence TTGAAAGCATATATTTTAAGAGACACTAAAGGGCCAGAGTCACTAAAATTGGAAAATGTTGAGATTGGTACTGTTCATCCGAATGAAGTAGTCATTAAGTTAAAGGCAGCTTCATTAAATAGACGTGACTTTTTTATAACTCACGGTATGTATCCAGGGATGAAATTAGATGGAATTTTAGGATCTGACGGTGCTGGAGTTATTGAAGCTATTGGAGATGATGTAAGGGGATTTACTGTAGGTGATGAAGTTATCATGAACCCGAGTTTAAACTGGGGAGATCGTGACGATATCAATTCTGATGAATTCACTGTACTTGGAATGCCTTCTAATGGTACATTTGCTGAATTTATTAAACTACCAGTTGAAAATGTTTATAAAAAACCTGCGTACTTGTCATGGGAAGAGGCTGCAGCAATTCCATTAGCAGCACTTACTGCATATAGAGCATTAATTACACGTGGTCAATTACAAAAGAATGATACAGTATTGATTCCAGGTATTGGTAGTGGGGTAGCATTGTATGCATTACAAATTGCTGTTGCATTCGGGTCAAAAGTACTAGTTACATCTAGTAGCAATGATAAAATTGAAAGGGCAATTGAAATAGGTGCGACTGCTGGTTTTAATTACCGAGAAAAGGATTGGTATAAGAAACTTCGTAAAGAATTTGGATTTGTAAACCTTACGATCGATGGAGTTGGTGGAGAATCATTTAATCAATTAATTGATTTGACTGCTCAAGGTGGAAGAATCGTATCATTCGGTGCAACAAATGGACCAGTTCCTCAAACAGTCTTGCCGAAATTATTCTTTAAAAATATGGATATTAGAGGGACTACGATGGGAAGTCCAAGAGAATTTGAACAAATGTTGGCATTTTTTGAAGAACATAAAATTAAACCAATCATTGATCAATCATTTGAATTTACGGATGTCATTAGTGCATTAAAACGAATGGGTGAAGGAAATAATTTTGGTAAGATTACCGTTAAAATTAGTTAA
- the leuC gene encoding 3-isopropylmalate dehydratase large subunit: protein MKQTLFDKLWQNHVVTGEVGKPQLLYIDLHLVHEVTSPQAFEGLRLSNRKVRRPELTFATMDHNVPTQNQLVITDLIAKQQMDTLRNNCQEFNIPLADITDEDQGIVHVIGPELGLTQPGKTIVCGDSHTSTHGAFGALAFGIGTSEVEHVLATQTLWQVKPKSMGVKLDGKLPKGVYAKDIILHLLATYGVSMGTGYVIEFYGEAITNMSMEERMTLCNMAIEGGAKAGLVAPDQKTFDYLKGRKYTVNSYDEKLIEWKKLYTEEGAIFDKTIEVDVATLAPYVTWGTNPGMGVRIDEALPKAKDENYERAYEYMGLKPEITPKEIPVQHVFIGSCTNSRLSDLEEAANYLKGKKVKSDVRALVVPGSKKVRNAAMAKGLHKVFIEAGFEWREAGCSMCLAMNPDQVPAGEHCASTSNRNFEGRQGKGARTHLVSPVMAAAAAVHGHFIDIRKEQANETVTYA, encoded by the coding sequence ATGAAACAAACATTGTTTGATAAACTTTGGCAAAATCATGTTGTAACTGGTGAAGTAGGTAAACCACAGCTTTTGTATATCGATTTACACTTAGTCCATGAGGTTACTTCTCCCCAAGCTTTCGAGGGATTGAGATTATCAAATCGAAAAGTAAGAAGACCAGAATTAACATTTGCGACGATGGATCATAATGTACCAACACAAAATCAATTAGTCATCACTGACTTAATTGCCAAACAACAAATGGATACGTTAAGAAATAATTGTCAAGAGTTCAATATTCCTTTAGCAGATATTACGGATGAGGACCAAGGTATTGTCCATGTAATTGGACCAGAACTTGGGTTAACACAGCCAGGAAAAACAATTGTCTGTGGAGATAGTCATACATCTACCCACGGTGCATTTGGTGCTTTAGCTTTTGGAATTGGAACAAGCGAAGTTGAACATGTTTTAGCAACACAAACTTTATGGCAAGTTAAGCCAAAATCAATGGGTGTGAAACTTGATGGTAAGCTTCCAAAAGGTGTATATGCTAAAGATATCATTCTTCATTTACTAGCCACTTATGGTGTATCGATGGGAACTGGATATGTCATTGAGTTTTATGGTGAAGCAATTACAAATATGTCAATGGAAGAACGTATGACTTTATGTAATATGGCGATTGAGGGAGGAGCAAAAGCAGGATTAGTTGCTCCTGATCAAAAAACTTTTGATTATCTAAAAGGTCGAAAATATACAGTAAATTCATATGATGAAAAATTAATAGAATGGAAGAAATTATATACAGAAGAGGGAGCAATATTTGATAAAACAATCGAAGTGGATGTAGCAACCCTTGCACCTTACGTAACTTGGGGTACAAATCCTGGAATGGGCGTAAGAATTGATGAAGCCCTTCCAAAAGCCAAGGATGAGAACTACGAAAGAGCATATGAATATATGGGATTAAAGCCAGAAATCACACCAAAGGAGATTCCAGTTCAACATGTATTTATCGGTTCATGTACAAATTCTAGATTGTCAGATTTAGAGGAAGCGGCAAATTATCTAAAAGGAAAGAAAGTAAAATCTGATGTGCGTGCATTAGTTGTTCCGGGATCAAAAAAGGTACGTAATGCAGCGATGGCAAAAGGTCTACATAAAGTCTTTATCGAAGCAGGATTTGAATGGAGGGAAGCTGGATGTTCGATGTGTCTAGCAATGAATCCAGACCAAGTGCCAGCTGGAGAACATTGTGCATCTACTTCAAACCGAAACTTTGAAGGAAGACAAGGTAAAGGGGCAAGAACACATTTAGTAAGTCCAGTAATGGCAGCAGCTGCTGCAGTACATGGTCATTTTATTGATATTCGAAAGGAGCAAGCAAATGAAACCGTTACGTACGCATAA
- the leuD gene encoding 3-isopropylmalate dehydratase small subunit produces MKPLRTHKGTTVSIMLDNIDTDQIIPKQYLKRIERTGFGEFLFDEWRYHDDRSPNQSFSLNNEERKNASILISGKNFGCGSSREHAPWALNDYGFTIIIAGSFADIFYNNCIKNGMLPIVLNDEIRSQLSTLSGNQEIEVDLEKQVVKTVFGNFDFSIDPVWKEKLLNGLDDIAITMKYENDIEKYEKLHA; encoded by the coding sequence ATGAAACCGTTACGTACGCATAAAGGCACAACAGTATCAATTATGTTAGATAATATCGACACAGATCAAATTATTCCAAAACAATATTTAAAGCGAATAGAACGAACTGGCTTTGGAGAATTTTTATTCGATGAATGGCGATATCATGATGACCGCTCACCTAATCAATCTTTTTCATTAAATAATGAGGAACGAAAAAATGCTTCAATCTTAATAAGTGGAAAAAATTTTGGTTGCGGTTCATCTAGAGAACACGCACCTTGGGCGTTAAATGATTATGGATTTACGATTATTATTGCTGGTAGCTTCGCAGATATTTTCTACAATAACTGTATAAAAAATGGCATGCTCCCGATTGTCTTAAATGATGAGATTCGCTCACAATTATCTACATTAAGTGGGAACCAAGAAATTGAAGTGGATTTAGAAAAACAAGTCGTTAAAACGGTATTTGGAAACTTTGATTTTTCGATCGATCCTGTTTGGAAAGAAAAATTACTAAATGGCCTAGATGATATTGCGATTACGATGAAATATGAAAATGACATTGAGAAATATGAAAAATTACACGCATAA
- a CDS encoding SRPBCC family protein, whose product METSEKVTVKATIKASIEKVWDIWTEPEHIKKWNSASDDWHTPIAENDLRVGGEFRSRMEAKDGSFGFDFGGIYDEVKKYEVIAYTLGDGRKVKITFSGNENETEVIETFDPETTNPVEFQQQGWQAILDNFKKYAEQTKR is encoded by the coding sequence ATGGAAACATCAGAAAAAGTAACAGTAAAAGCAACTATTAAAGCATCAATTGAAAAAGTATGGGATATTTGGACAGAACCTGAACATATTAAAAAATGGAACAGTGCTTCAGACGACTGGCACACACCAATTGCAGAAAATGACTTACGCGTTGGCGGCGAATTCCGTTCAAGAATGGAAGCAAAAGATGGCAGTTTTGGTTTTGACTTTGGTGGGATTTATGATGAAGTAAAAAAATATGAGGTTATTGCATATACACTTGGTGATGGAAGAAAGGTTAAGATCACATTTAGCGGTAATGAAAACGAAACAGAAGTAATTGAAACATTCGATCCAGAAACAACTAATCCTGTTGAATTTCAACAACAAGGATGGCAAGCAATTCTAGATAATTTTAAAAAATATGCCGAACAAACAAAAAGATAG
- the leuB gene encoding 3-isopropylmalate dehydrogenase gives MKLKIACLPGDGIGPEIMNSAVQVLEQIAQSYQHDFTFSTNLFGGHAIDETGTSLPKETLDNCLNSDAVLLAAVGGPKWDQGVERPESGLLRLRKSLNLYANIRPVDVYDELVNHSPLKSEQVRNVSFVVVRELTGGIYFSEPRFHNEKEATDTLSYTRDEIERIVKYGFELAKTRKGKLTSVDKANVLESSKLWRKIVNELSSNYPEVEVEHILVDAAAMELIRNPRRFDVIVTENLFGDILSDEASMITGSLGMLPSASRSGKGPSLYEPIHGSAPDIAGQNKANPIAILRSVAMMLRDFNLDDEANSIENAIVNSINNGYLTGDLGGKSSTIEFTEQVIKELQFQTVGGSMR, from the coding sequence ATGAAATTAAAGATCGCATGTCTTCCAGGAGACGGAATCGGACCAGAAATTATGAATTCAGCAGTACAGGTTTTAGAACAGATTGCACAATCTTATCAACATGACTTTACTTTTTCAACAAATTTATTCGGAGGTCACGCGATCGATGAAACAGGCACTTCATTACCGAAAGAAACATTAGATAATTGTTTAAATTCGGATGCCGTATTATTGGCAGCAGTAGGCGGACCAAAATGGGATCAAGGTGTTGAACGACCAGAAAGCGGCTTATTAAGGTTAAGAAAATCACTTAATTTATACGCAAACATTAGACCAGTTGATGTTTACGATGAACTTGTGAATCATTCTCCTTTAAAATCTGAACAAGTAAGAAACGTAAGCTTTGTCGTCGTTCGAGAATTAACAGGCGGAATTTATTTTTCTGAACCTCGTTTCCATAATGAAAAAGAAGCAACCGATACACTTTCCTATACTAGAGATGAAATTGAACGAATTGTAAAGTATGGATTTGAGTTAGCAAAAACTAGAAAAGGCAAACTTACATCAGTTGATAAAGCCAATGTATTAGAATCTAGTAAACTTTGGCGAAAAATTGTAAATGAATTAAGTTCAAACTATCCAGAAGTAGAAGTTGAGCATATTCTTGTTGATGCAGCTGCGATGGAACTAATTCGAAACCCAAGAAGGTTTGATGTAATCGTGACTGAAAATTTATTTGGGGATATTTTAAGCGATGAAGCTTCGATGATAACTGGCTCATTAGGAATGCTACCTTCTGCAAGTAGATCTGGCAAGGGTCCTTCATTATATGAACCAATTCACGGTTCAGCACCAGACATCGCTGGACAAAATAAGGCTAACCCAATTGCAATATTAAGGTCAGTGGCGATGATGCTTCGCGATTTTAACTTAGATGATGAAGCTAACTCGATTGAAAATGCGATTGTTAATTCAATCAATAATGGCTATTTAACTGGTGACCTAGGTGGTAAAAGTTCAACGATTGAATTTACAGAACAAGTTATAAAGGAATTACAATTTCAAACAGTTGGAGGTAGTATGCGATGA
- a CDS encoding thiolase family protein has translation MREVVIVDALRTPIGKRGGSFSETRPDDLAAIVLKELVSRNEFDPKEIDDVIMGCVTQIGEQAGDIGRVASLLAGLPIEVPGVTIDRQCGSSQQSVHFASQAILSGDMDIVIAAGVESMTRVPMFSNLKGSKWNEKLTNMFGDFNQGISAERINEKWNISRSEQDEFAYKSHQKALKAMKQGYFEDEIVAVSVTNQEGEFVKVTKDEGPRENSSIEKLSTLRPAFTETGSVTAGNASQISDGAAGLLLMSKEKAHQLGFKPKFRIIGRTVVGSDPQLMLTGPIQATQKVLHKCGLTIDQIDLFEINEAFAAVPLAWQKELNVPFEKLNIHGGAIALGHPLGASGARVMVTLCNALEKTGGRFGLQAICEGHGMANATIIERLN, from the coding sequence ATGAGAGAAGTAGTTATTGTTGATGCTTTAAGAACACCTATTGGTAAAAGAGGCGGCAGCTTTAGCGAAACAAGACCTGATGACTTAGCTGCAATTGTACTAAAGGAATTAGTAAGTCGAAATGAATTTGATCCAAAAGAAATAGATGATGTGATTATGGGTTGTGTTACTCAAATTGGTGAACAGGCTGGTGATATTGGTAGGGTTGCTTCTTTATTAGCAGGTCTACCAATTGAAGTGCCTGGTGTTACAATTGACCGACAATGCGGATCAAGTCAACAATCTGTCCATTTTGCATCACAAGCTATTTTAAGTGGAGATATGGACATAGTCATTGCAGCTGGTGTTGAAAGTATGACACGTGTACCTATGTTTTCGAATTTAAAAGGATCAAAATGGAATGAAAAACTAACGAATATGTTTGGTGACTTTAACCAAGGGATCTCAGCAGAACGTATAAATGAGAAATGGAATATCAGTCGAAGTGAGCAAGATGAATTTGCTTATAAAAGCCATCAAAAAGCATTAAAAGCAATGAAACAAGGCTATTTTGAAGACGAAATTGTTGCTGTTTCTGTTACGAATCAAGAAGGTGAGTTTGTTAAAGTTACGAAAGATGAAGGACCAAGAGAAAACTCTTCTATTGAGAAATTATCTACTTTAAGACCAGCTTTTACTGAAACTGGTTCAGTTACTGCTGGAAACGCAAGTCAAATTAGTGATGGAGCAGCAGGACTACTTTTAATGAGCAAAGAAAAAGCTCATCAATTAGGATTTAAGCCAAAGTTTCGAATTATTGGGAGAACGGTAGTAGGATCCGACCCTCAATTAATGTTAACAGGGCCAATTCAAGCAACTCAAAAAGTTCTACATAAATGTGGTTTAACAATTGATCAAATCGATTTGTTTGAAATAAATGAAGCATTTGCCGCTGTTCCTTTAGCATGGCAAAAAGAATTAAATGTACCATTTGAAAAATTAAATATACACGGTGGAGCGATCGCATTAGGTCACCCACTTGGTGCTAGTGGTGCAAGGGTTATGGTTACTTTGTGTAATGCATTAGAGAAAACAGGCGGACGTTTTGGATTACAAGCGATCTGCGAAGGCCATGGTATGGCAAATGCAACAATTATTGAGAGATTAAATTAA
- a CDS encoding alpha/beta fold hydrolase codes for MTKSNILPDIFFRQFNQRKNEKKLEIYTEYMINEEKYVTIGGIDQWITIRGEDRRNPILLLIHGGPASTYTIFSPIIRPWERHFTIVQWDQRGAGKTFKRNGKEGCGKITFNQLAEDGIELSNLICNELEKEKIILVGSSVGSLIATLMIKERPNLFYAYVGTDQNCFDYENIAYQLAIDALSEQGNKRRLKKFKELGPDQTKWTQKDYDKRNQIVVKSIKNVPNMVMDLILPSMLSSPQHTINDLLDIFKGMKFSGEQLFNELMNFNYGRLGTVFSIPFFIFQGDNDIITPTKNAERFLQKIEAPLKEFIYINNAGHLACFARPEQFLQELINRVRPLAINN; via the coding sequence ATGACAAAATCCAATATTTTACCCGATATCTTTTTTCGTCAATTTAATCAAAGAAAAAATGAAAAGAAGTTAGAAATTTATACTGAATATATGATCAATGAAGAAAAGTATGTAACGATTGGGGGGATTGATCAATGGATTACAATTCGAGGGGAAGATAGAAGAAACCCTATTCTTTTATTGATTCATGGTGGTCCTGCCTCAACTTATACTATTTTTAGTCCTATAATACGTCCTTGGGAAAGGCATTTTACCATTGTTCAATGGGATCAGCGAGGTGCAGGAAAAACTTTTAAAAGGAATGGGAAAGAAGGCTGTGGTAAAATTACATTTAACCAGTTGGCAGAAGATGGAATTGAATTAAGTAATCTTATTTGTAATGAACTTGAAAAAGAAAAAATTATTTTGGTTGGAAGTTCCGTCGGTAGTCTTATAGCTACATTAATGATTAAGGAAAGGCCAAATCTCTTTTATGCGTATGTGGGGACTGATCAAAACTGTTTTGATTATGAAAATATTGCATATCAATTGGCTATTGATGCCTTGTCTGAGCAAGGGAATAAGAGGAGACTAAAGAAATTTAAAGAACTAGGACCAGATCAGACAAAATGGACGCAAAAAGATTATGATAAAAGAAATCAGATAGTAGTAAAATCAATAAAAAATGTTCCTAATATGGTAATGGACCTTATTTTGCCTTCAATGCTTTCATCACCACAACATACTATTAATGATCTATTGGATATTTTTAAAGGGATGAAATTTTCGGGGGAACAATTGTTTAACGAACTTATGAATTTTAATTATGGACGGTTAGGAACAGTATTTTCAATTCCTTTCTTTATTTTTCAAGGAGATAATGATATTATAACTCCTACCAAAAATGCAGAACGATTTTTGCAAAAAATCGAAGCACCTTTAAAAGAATTTATTTATATAAATAACGCTGGACATTTAGCTTGCTTTGCTAGACCTGAGCAGTTTTTACAAGAATTAATAAATAGAGTAAGGCCATTAGCTATTAATAATTGA
- a CDS encoding SMI1/KNR4 family protein, producing MWKDLIKNIFEEAEYNEPATQKQIEEIQVKFNLELPNQLVNFLKESDGIDIEGVRIWSTKEIIEENVDRRTDEVFKDTYMPFDCLLFFGDAGNGDLFGFSIVNGDIQSNNIFVWNHEDDSRTWIAPCFEEFLVWWNDGTISI from the coding sequence ATGTGGAAAGACTTAATAAAAAATATTTTTGAAGAAGCTGAATATAATGAGCCTGCAACTCAAAAACAAATAGAAGAAATTCAAGTTAAATTCAATCTTGAACTACCGAACCAACTAGTCAACTTTCTTAAAGAATCTGATGGTATTGATATTGAAGGGGTAAGAATTTGGTCTACAAAAGAAATAATAGAAGAAAATGTTGATCGAAGAACTGATGAGGTCTTTAAGGATACATATATGCCTTTCGACTGTTTATTATTTTTTGGTGATGCAGGTAATGGAGACTTATTCGGTTTCTCTATTGTTAATGGTGACATTCAAAGTAATAATATATTCGTTTGGAATCATGAGGACGATAGTCGTACATGGATTGCTCCTTGTTTCGAGGAATTCTTAGTATGGTGGAATGATGGGACAATAAGTATATAA
- a CDS encoding acyl-CoA dehydrogenase family protein, producing MKHSYLTREHEIFRTALRKFLQKEAVPFYEEWEQNKMIPREFWDKLGNEGFLCPYVDEKYGGLGVDFGYSVIIIEELEKVGSSLVGVALHNDIVVPYLTAYANEEQKMEWLPKCISGEYISAVAMTEPGAGSDLANIKTTAVKEGDYYIVNGEKTFITNGIHSDLIIIAVKTDTTIRPAHKGISLLVVEKDTVGFSRGKKLNKVGLHSQDTAELIFQDAKVPVKNLLGEEGKGFYYLMEKLQQERLVVALEALVSAEEMLKVTTEYVKSRKAFGKSIAGFQNTQFKLVELATEIEIGRTFIEDLIYKHMEGVNVVKQVSMAKWWITDLGKKVASECLQLHGGYGYMEEYEIARRFRDIQIMSIYAGTNEIMKTIIAKQMGLN from the coding sequence ATGAAACATTCTTACTTAACTAGAGAACATGAAATCTTCCGCACGGCTCTTAGAAAGTTCTTACAAAAAGAAGCTGTACCATTCTATGAAGAGTGGGAACAAAATAAAATGATCCCTAGAGAATTCTGGGATAAATTAGGAAATGAAGGATTTTTGTGTCCTTATGTTGACGAAAAGTATGGCGGGTTAGGTGTAGATTTTGGCTATTCAGTCATTATTATAGAGGAACTTGAGAAAGTTGGTTCAAGTTTAGTTGGTGTAGCATTACACAATGATATTGTTGTACCTTATTTGACTGCTTATGCAAATGAAGAGCAAAAAATGGAATGGTTACCTAAATGTATTTCAGGTGAATATATTAGTGCAGTTGCTATGACTGAACCAGGTGCTGGATCAGATTTAGCAAATATTAAAACAACTGCGGTAAAAGAAGGGGATTACTATATCGTTAATGGTGAGAAAACGTTTATTACGAATGGTATTCACTCAGACTTGATCATCATTGCAGTTAAAACTGATACGACAATTCGACCTGCTCATAAAGGAATAAGCTTGCTAGTTGTCGAAAAAGATACAGTTGGCTTTTCTAGAGGAAAGAAATTGAATAAAGTAGGACTTCATAGTCAAGATACGGCTGAATTAATTTTCCAAGATGCTAAAGTACCTGTAAAGAATTTATTAGGAGAAGAAGGAAAAGGCTTCTATTACTTAATGGAAAAATTACAGCAAGAAAGATTAGTAGTTGCTTTAGAAGCATTAGTTTCAGCTGAAGAAATGCTGAAAGTGACAACTGAGTATGTGAAGAGTAGAAAAGCATTTGGAAAATCAATTGCTGGATTCCAAAATACTCAATTTAAACTTGTAGAATTGGCTACTGAAATTGAAATTGGTCGTACTTTCATTGAGGACTTAATTTATAAGCATATGGAAGGCGTAAATGTCGTTAAGCAAGTATCAATGGCAAAATGGTGGATTACCGATTTAGGTAAAAAAGTAGCTTCTGAGTGTCTTCAATTGCATGGTGGATATGGATATATGGAAGAGTACGAGATTGCTAGACGTTTCAGAGATATTCAAATCATGTCAATTTACGCAGGTACAAATGAAATCATGAAGACAATTATTGCAAAACAAATGGGATTAAATTAA